A region from the Nodularia sp. LEGE 06071 genome encodes:
- a CDS encoding helix-turn-helix domain-containing protein, with protein sequence MTTQLEYPPSLCELAQQVGVSVRTLQRGFSALFNTTVMGYLTQQRLDNAQSRLLRGQAMIA encoded by the coding sequence TTGACGACACAACTTGAGTATCCGCCATCCCTGTGTGAACTAGCGCAGCAAGTGGGAGTTAGTGTTCGCACCCTCCAGAGAGGTTTTTCAGCACTTTTTAACACAACTGTCATGGGTTATTTGACACAGCAACGGCTGGATAATGCCCAAAGTCGGTTACTGCGTGGGCAAGCGATGATCGCATAA
- a CDS encoding DUF72 domain-containing protein: protein MNFFLGCAVWAYKGWVDELYPQGTRAADFLHLYSRRFTTVEGNTTFYAVPNQETIARWATETPPGFEFCLKLPRDITHKGLLQPSTPNALQFLEVARPLGKHLGPIFAQLPPSYSPAYIDDLTAFLEAWPRTEAPLAVEVRHRDWFHEPHLSILTNILEKLGVGRVLLDSRPIYTGGDDPQLNSERRKPQLPLQFSVTAPFSLIRFISHPNLSTNQPFLEEWVTQIQQWLQAGKRIYFFVHCPIEERSPGTARYFQKLLEQHGTAIPPLPWNQLNAPPNQLSLW, encoded by the coding sequence GTGAATTTTTTTCTGGGTTGTGCAGTTTGGGCATATAAAGGTTGGGTAGATGAACTCTATCCCCAAGGTACTCGTGCTGCGGATTTTCTCCACCTCTACAGCCGTCGCTTCACCACAGTAGAAGGTAATACCACATTTTATGCTGTGCCTAACCAAGAAACCATCGCTCGTTGGGCGACTGAAACACCACCGGGGTTTGAATTTTGCCTCAAATTACCACGAGACATTACCCATAAAGGTTTACTGCAACCTTCTACACCCAATGCTTTACAATTTCTAGAAGTGGCGCGCCCTCTAGGTAAGCATCTTGGCCCGATATTTGCCCAATTACCCCCCAGTTATAGTCCAGCATACATTGACGATTTGACAGCTTTTTTAGAGGCTTGGCCGCGTACAGAAGCACCGTTAGCAGTGGAAGTTCGACATCGTGACTGGTTCCATGAACCTCATCTGAGTATTTTGACCAATATTCTGGAAAAATTAGGTGTAGGCAGAGTGCTGTTAGACTCGCGCCCGATCTACACTGGAGGAGATGATCCACAATTAAATTCAGAACGGCGTAAACCCCAATTGCCATTGCAATTTAGTGTCACAGCCCCTTTCAGCCTGATTCGGTTTATTTCTCACCCAAATTTATCAACGAATCAGCCTTTTTTGGAAGAGTGGGTCACACAAATTCAACAGTGGTTACAGGCGGGGAAACGAATTTATTTCTTTGTTCATTGTCCTATAGAAGAGCGATCGCCTGGGACAGCTCGTTACTTCCAAAAGCTATTGGAACAACATGGGACAGCAATTCCGCCTCTACCTTGGAATCAACTTAATGCTCCGCCCAATCAACTGAGTTTATGGTAA
- a CDS encoding PAS domain-containing hybrid sensor histidine kinase/response regulator: protein MTIALLSAKANTQDVVKYNGEKSHATGANTDMTGYNQAEIGLSGTEAHLQQALEYVPVAIAIFDLEMRYLSVSRKWLEEYHLSDGIIGRSHYEVFPDIPAESKQIHQKCLAGAIEQGHEEPYPRANGSIEWVSSSLRPWHTASGDIGGMIIFSENVTQRKQSEIALRHSEERYQSLVSTTSQIVWTVPPDGIFINDNPSWRAFTGQTWEECQGWGWLEAIHPEDQQLIAQAWETSINTLRPYQIECRLRRHDGEYRYMLERAVPVLETDGSVREWVGTCTDIHERKQAEFNLVEQNALLQSILECTPDLIMAKDLEGRYVALNSNVAKFLGKSIEQIIGKDDSELFPPEVAPGIMEKDRQVISTGISQTYEEDVSDGHTSTTFITAKSPWLNFDGQIIGLIITVRNITDRKQAEIALQQSEQRYSSLIKAISQIIWTADSEGRVTNLMDLLNYCGTTETAMAGLGWLELIHPEDREPTSQIWMQAVETKTLYESECRLQSVDGDYRYFHNRAVPILNSDGMIQEWVGICTDITARKEAQQTLNAAKEAAEAASYAKSEFLANMSHELRTPLNGILGYAQILQRSQNLDAEQRSRIDIIYQCGSHLLTLINDILDLSKIEAQKVELMPTDFHFPAFLQGVAEMCRIRAQIKNIQFHYQLAADLPIGIRADEKRLRQVLINLVSNAIKFTDVGSVTFSISYTREGKIRFQVRDTGIGIVPEKLQIIFQPFEQAGNSRRHIEGTGLGLAISKKIVEFMGSTIEVHSEVNVGSIFQFDVNLPVADEWVKTSQADNYGQIIGIKDRKPKVLVVDDKWENRSVIAHLLSPLGFEVAEATNGQEGWLKILEFQPDLIITDLLMPELDGFQLIKRIRESKPLKNIVIIVSSASVFETDQHRSLEVGGNEFIAKPVQAIELFQKLQKHLHLEWLYEKQERVNQPELESSDVELVPPPTAEMEILYELAMKGNFRGINKQAGLIAEMDERYLPFAQKLQKLARDFQDQEILALIQSYQ from the coding sequence TTGACGATTGCACTTTTGTCAGCAAAAGCAAACACCCAGGATGTCGTCAAGTACAACGGGGAAAAATCCCATGCTACAGGAGCAAACACTGATATGACTGGGTATAACCAGGCAGAAATAGGTCTGAGTGGGACTGAAGCACACTTACAGCAGGCACTTGAATATGTACCTGTAGCGATCGCCATCTTCGATCTAGAAATGCGCTATCTTTCTGTTAGTCGCAAATGGTTAGAAGAATATCACCTCAGCGATGGCATTATTGGACGCTCTCACTACGAAGTCTTTCCCGATATTCCCGCAGAGTCGAAGCAGATTCACCAAAAGTGTTTAGCAGGTGCCATTGAACAAGGCCATGAAGAACCTTATCCGCGCGCCAATGGTTCTATAGAGTGGGTAAGCTCCTCACTCCGCCCTTGGCATACAGCCAGCGGTGACATTGGTGGGATGATTATCTTCAGTGAAAACGTCACTCAGCGCAAACAAAGCGAAATAGCACTCCGCCACAGCGAAGAACGTTATCAATCTCTCGTCAGCACTACCTCTCAAATAGTTTGGACAGTTCCCCCTGATGGTATTTTCATTAACGACAATCCTAGTTGGAGAGCATTTACCGGACAAACATGGGAAGAATGTCAGGGGTGGGGATGGCTAGAAGCGATTCATCCAGAAGATCAGCAATTAATTGCCCAAGCATGGGAAACATCAATCAACACACTCCGTCCTTATCAAATTGAATGTCGTCTCAGAAGGCATGATGGGGAATATCGCTATATGCTAGAGCGAGCTGTCCCTGTATTAGAAACAGATGGCAGTGTCCGAGAATGGGTAGGTACTTGTACTGATATCCACGAACGTAAACAAGCTGAATTTAACCTGGTGGAACAGAATGCACTCTTGCAGTCTATTTTGGAATGTACACCAGATTTAATTATGGCTAAGGATTTAGAGGGGCGTTATGTCGCCCTTAACTCCAATGTAGCTAAGTTTCTGGGTAAATCAATTGAGCAGATCATTGGCAAAGATGATTCTGAACTATTTCCGCCAGAAGTAGCGCCTGGAATCATGGAAAAAGACCGCCAGGTGATCTCCACAGGAATTTCTCAGACTTACGAGGAAGATGTTTCTGATGGTCACACCAGCACCACTTTTATCACCGCCAAAAGTCCTTGGCTCAATTTTGATGGTCAAATTATCGGTTTAATTATCACAGTCCGGAATATCACAGACCGCAAGCAAGCAGAAATAGCGCTGCAACAGAGTGAACAAAGATACAGTTCGCTGATTAAAGCGATTTCCCAAATTATTTGGACAGCGGATAGTGAGGGGCGAGTCACAAATCTCATGGACTTGCTAAACTACTGTGGAACAACTGAAACGGCAATGGCTGGTTTGGGTTGGTTGGAGTTGATTCATCCGGAGGATCGCGAACCAACAAGTCAAATCTGGATGCAAGCAGTAGAAACAAAAACTTTATATGAAAGTGAATGTCGGTTACAGTCGGTAGATGGAGACTATCGATATTTTCATAATAGAGCTGTGCCTATTCTCAACTCAGATGGCATGATTCAAGAGTGGGTAGGTATTTGTACAGATATTACAGCCCGAAAAGAAGCTCAACAGACCCTTAATGCAGCCAAAGAAGCGGCAGAAGCCGCCAGCTATGCCAAAAGCGAATTTCTGGCCAACATGAGCCACGAATTACGGACTCCCCTCAATGGTATTCTTGGCTATGCCCAAATTCTTCAGCGTTCTCAAAACTTGGATGCAGAACAGCGATCGCGCATTGATATAATTTACCAATGTGGTTCGCATCTACTAACATTAATCAACGACATCCTGGATCTGTCGAAAATCGAAGCGCAGAAAGTAGAACTTATGCCCACAGATTTTCACTTCCCGGCATTCCTGCAAGGTGTAGCTGAGATGTGCCGCATTCGCGCCCAAATCAAAAACATTCAGTTCCATTATCAATTAGCTGCCGATTTACCCATTGGCATCCGTGCCGATGAAAAACGCCTGCGGCAAGTATTGATTAACCTAGTGAGCAATGCGATCAAATTTACTGATGTCGGCAGCGTTACCTTTAGCATTAGCTATACCCGCGAAGGAAAAATTCGCTTCCAAGTCCGCGATACAGGCATTGGTATTGTCCCCGAAAAACTCCAAATTATTTTTCAACCATTTGAGCAAGCGGGAAACAGTCGCCGACATATCGAGGGTACTGGCTTAGGATTGGCAATCAGCAAAAAAATTGTCGAATTTATGGGCAGCACCATTGAAGTTCACAGTGAGGTAAATGTTGGTAGTATTTTCCAGTTTGATGTTAACCTACCCGTAGCTGATGAGTGGGTCAAAACATCTCAAGCCGACAATTATGGTCAAATTATCGGCATCAAAGACCGCAAACCTAAAGTTCTGGTCGTGGACGACAAATGGGAAAATCGCTCAGTCATTGCTCATTTGCTTTCACCCCTCGGCTTTGAAGTTGCTGAGGCCACCAATGGACAAGAGGGTTGGTTAAAAATCCTGGAATTTCAGCCAGACCTGATAATCACTGACTTATTGATGCCAGAACTTGATGGATTCCAGCTAATTAAACGCATTCGTGAATCGAAACCCTTGAAAAATATTGTGATTATTGTTTCTTCAGCCAGCGTGTTTGAAACCGACCAACACCGCAGTTTAGAAGTAGGAGGAAATGAATTTATCGCCAAACCAGTGCAAGCAATAGAACTGTTTCAGAAATTACAGAAACATCTGCATCTGGAATGGCTATATGAAAAGCAGGAGAGAGTGAACCAGCCAGAGTTAGAAAGTTCTGATGTTGAGTTAGTTCCTCCACCCACAGCAGAAATGGAAATCTTGTACGAGTTAGCAATGAAAGGTAACTTCCGGGGAATTAATAAACAGGCAGGATTAATTGCGGAAATGGACGAAAGATATCTCCCTTTTGCCCAAAAACTGCAAAAATTGGCCAGAGACTTCCAAGACCAAGAAATTTTGGCACTCATTCAATCTTATCAGTAA